The proteins below are encoded in one region of Campylobacter rectus:
- a CDS encoding sodium-dependent transporter, with protein sequence MQDKFSKIGFILAVAGSAVGLGNAWKFPYLVGQNGGSAFVLLYLFMTFFIGLAIFFGEIAIGKLSESDPVNAFKKLAPKRKEAWKFAGFTMTGAIIIASFYTVIIGWILKYAVMVITELPKDIEASERIFGNFYANDAASQIFYFTIVFFLCIFIVSKGIKSGIERVNVWMMPSLLVLLVIMLSYSFTMDGFVQSAKFLLVPDFSKLGVSSVLTALGLAFFTLSLGVGVIIVYSASLPDNTNLVSSSIIIVIINVVMGILMGLVIFTFVFEFGATPSQGVGLVFISLPTLFAKLGALGHVLAFAFFSALLFAGITSAISMLEPFTHYLIREFGFSRKKALALIGAFVYCMGILCILSSIEGIKENLVFFGKSFFDCLDFLSSNIIMPIGGITVSIFVGFVIKKDALYILFGPYMSRAVFEIWYFMIRFVAPISIVIITINALRG encoded by the coding sequence GTGCAGGATAAATTTTCTAAAATCGGCTTTATCTTAGCTGTCGCGGGCTCTGCGGTAGGTCTTGGAAATGCGTGGAAATTTCCGTATCTAGTCGGTCAAAACGGCGGTTCGGCCTTCGTGCTTTTGTATCTTTTTATGACGTTTTTTATCGGGCTTGCGATATTTTTCGGCGAGATAGCCATCGGTAAGCTTTCCGAATCAGACCCCGTAAACGCCTTTAAAAAGCTTGCTCCAAAGCGCAAAGAAGCATGGAAATTCGCAGGTTTTACGATGACGGGCGCTATTATCATAGCCTCTTTTTACACGGTTATCATCGGATGGATACTAAAATACGCAGTCATGGTAATAACCGAGTTGCCAAAAGACATAGAGGCCTCCGAGCGAATTTTCGGAAATTTTTACGCTAACGACGCCGCGTCTCAAATTTTTTACTTCACGATCGTGTTTTTTCTTTGTATTTTTATCGTATCAAAGGGCATAAAAAGCGGCATAGAGCGCGTAAATGTCTGGATGATGCCTTCGCTTTTAGTTTTGCTAGTCATTATGCTCAGCTACTCATTTACGATGGACGGTTTCGTGCAGTCGGCTAAATTTTTGCTGGTCCCCGATTTTTCAAAACTGGGCGTGAGCAGCGTTCTCACCGCGCTTGGACTTGCGTTTTTTACGCTGTCTTTGGGCGTGGGCGTTATTATCGTTTATTCCGCGTCCTTGCCTGATAATACGAATCTCGTTAGCTCCTCGATCATTATCGTCATCATAAACGTCGTGATGGGTATTTTGATGGGGCTCGTTATCTTTACTTTCGTGTTTGAGTTCGGCGCGACGCCCAGTCAGGGCGTGGGGCTCGTGTTTATCTCGCTGCCGACGCTGTTTGCAAAGCTGGGCGCACTCGGGCACGTACTGGCGTTCGCGTTTTTCTCGGCCCTGCTTTTTGCGGGCATTACCTCGGCCATCTCGATGCTAGAGCCTTTCACGCACTATCTCATACGCGAATTCGGCTTTTCTCGTAAAAAAGCCCTTGCGTTAATCGGCGCATTCGTTTATTGTATGGGCATTTTGTGCATACTTTCAAGCATCGAAGGCATCAAAGAAAATTTGGTATTTTTCGGCAAGAGCTTTTTTGACTGCCTTGATTTTCTCAGCTCAAACATCATCATGCCAATAGGCGGCATCACGGTATCGATTTTCGTTGGCTTTGTGATCAAAAAAGACGCGCTTTACATACTTTTTGGGCCGTATATGAGCAGGGCCGTTTTTGAAATTTGGTATTTTATGATTAGGTTCGTAGCCCCTATTAGCATAGTCATCATCACGATAAATGCGCTAAGAGGCTGA
- a CDS encoding HlyD family type I secretion periplasmic adaptor subunit, with protein MKNHPNDLHEFKPLLIEIEDKPLNPLGRIILYLVLATMVFGTAWLILAKVDVVVSAQGKVIPSGEIKILKPLESGVVSKIFVKESDRVKKGDILIQIDPTVTDASLSSKQDDLAVINSDIALLYALINESNLSKDEINKLNSSQLNLYNSQRQILASTYESNKAKLNSAKLDIKANESEVNRLSLLLNKEKEAKVRLQKVLDLIAKKEYEEVSKNIINLKEQRDIALYRLKESNKKLEEIIEENEKAIKTIKSSWIETSLGKEKEKRELSAQINAILFSNKTQQIKSPVDGFVGKLLIHTEGGVVSPNDNLISIVPSDAPLIIKANVLNKDIGFLKLGQEVAIKIDTFSFQKYGLLHGNIIEISKDAIEDEKLGLIYEIKIKPNSLDIKVEGEIKRLEIGMSVIAEVKTGKRRVIELFIYPIIKYMDEGLSVR; from the coding sequence TTGAAAAACCATCCAAACGACCTCCACGAATTTAAACCCCTACTAATAGAAATAGAAGATAAACCTCTTAATCCTTTGGGTAGAATCATTCTTTATTTAGTCTTAGCTACTATGGTATTTGGTACCGCTTGGCTGATACTAGCTAAAGTGGACGTAGTAGTAAGCGCGCAGGGTAAAGTTATACCAAGCGGAGAGATAAAGATACTAAAACCTCTTGAAAGCGGAGTGGTCTCAAAGATATTCGTTAAAGAATCGGACAGAGTAAAAAAGGGAGACATCCTGATACAAATAGACCCCACTGTAACCGATGCCTCGCTATCTAGCAAACAAGACGATCTAGCGGTGATTAATTCGGACATTGCCTTACTGTATGCTCTCATTAATGAATCAAATTTAAGTAAAGACGAGATAAATAAGCTAAATTCATCTCAGTTAAATTTATACAACAGCCAAAGGCAAATTTTAGCTAGCACCTATGAAAGCAACAAAGCCAAACTAAATTCGGCCAAGCTTGACATCAAAGCTAACGAAAGCGAAGTAAATAGACTTAGCCTTCTTCTAAACAAAGAAAAGGAAGCTAAAGTAAGACTACAAAAAGTACTTGATCTAATAGCCAAAAAAGAGTACGAAGAGGTAAGTAAAAATATCATAAATTTAAAAGAGCAAAGAGATATCGCCTTATATAGACTGAAAGAGTCAAACAAAAAACTCGAAGAGATCATAGAAGAAAATGAAAAAGCGATAAAAACCATAAAATCAAGCTGGATAGAAACATCTTTAGGCAAAGAAAAGGAAAAAAGAGAGCTAAGTGCTCAGATAAATGCAATCCTTTTTTCAAACAAAACTCAGCAAATAAAATCTCCGGTAGACGGGTTTGTCGGAAAGCTGCTTATCCATACCGAAGGCGGAGTAGTAAGTCCAAACGATAATCTAATATCGATCGTTCCCTCGGATGCTCCTTTGATAATAAAAGCAAATGTTCTAAATAAAGACATAGGTTTTCTAAAACTAGGTCAAGAAGTAGCCATTAAGATAGATACCTTTAGCTTTCAAAAGTATGGACTCTTGCACGGAAATATAATAGAAATCTCAAAAGATGCCATAGAAGACGAGAAGCTTGGGCTAATATACGAGATCAAGATAAAACCAAACAGCCTAGACATAAAAGTAGAGGGAGAAATCAAGCGGCTTGAAATAGGTATGAGTGTAATAGCCGAAGTAAAGACCGGTAAAAGAAGGGTCATAGAGCTATTTATATATCCGATAATCAAGTATATGGATGAAGGGCTTAGCGTGAGGTGA
- a CDS encoding F0F1 ATP synthase subunit C, whose translation MKKVVFLMMAIASFAFADGGEMLKSYSVLAAAVGLGLAALGGAIGMGNTASATISGTARNPGVGSKLTTTMFVALAMIEAQVIYALVIALIVLYANPML comes from the coding sequence ATGAAAAAAGTTGTTTTCTTAATGATGGCAATTGCCAGCTTCGCATTCGCAGACGGCGGCGAAATGCTAAAATCTTACTCTGTTCTTGCGGCAGCAGTCGGCCTAGGCCTAGCGGCTCTTGGCGGCGCTATCGGTATGGGAAATACCGCATCTGCGACAATCTCGGGCACAGCTAGAAATCCGGGCGTCGGCAGCAAGCTAACTACGACGATGTTCGTCGCTCTTGCGATGATCGAAGCGCAAGTTATCTATGCGCTAGTTATCGCGCTAATCGTTCTTTACGCAAACCCTATGTTATAA
- a CDS encoding type II toxin-antitoxin system VapC family toxin: MNRVFLDTNSLIDILIDENNSKEYDKIRGSADNIKNSRVVIEEYLEQGYTLVVNTTSITNTTYFLQDRQKIATDIVIDKISMIEEDEDLFLVVLETKQIRQKAREYARENDADYEDALQYFCAKESGCDTIITNDKNFPKLDIRLTRTNKNLENYYPNTIK, translated from the coding sequence ATGAATAGGGTATTTTTAGATACTAATAGCTTAATCGATATCCTTATCGATGAAAATAACTCCAAAGAATACGATAAAATAAGAGGAAGCGCGGACAATATAAAAAACAGTAGAGTCGTTATTGAAGAATACTTAGAGCAAGGGTATACTCTTGTAGTAAACACTACGTCCATTACAAATACAACATACTTTCTCCAGGACAGGCAAAAGATCGCTACCGATATAGTTATCGATAAAATTTCAATGATAGAAGAGGATGAGGATCTGTTTTTGGTTGTTTTAGAAACAAAGCAGATCAGACAAAAAGCAAGAGAGTACGCCAGAGAAAATGATGCGGATTATGAAGACGCCTTACAGTATTTTTGTGCAAAAGAAAGCGGCTGCGATACGATAATAACAAATGATAAAAATTTTCCCAAACTTGATATAAGATTGACTAGAACTAATAAAAATCTAGAAAATTATTACCCGAACACAATAAAATAG
- a CDS encoding DUF4139 domain-containing protein: protein MREIALVSAFALAASAESNLIEIYKNASFIHQNFSNQKSEFSLNLPDFVELEDIDVAASCELLSLNLNEAKPAENEAYATFKQNEKELEELNDKLNALNSKNAFLNNFPAFKEQSVANLDADGDKFYEAVLKNLAQISQTKKQIDELKKKMNATEVKNFQKLDLKFECDPKQVKISYPVGVSVNLKNKIQADVAKGKVEISQNLTVTNPLGIDLNSLTIALYPFYYSSNLTPAPFYPRYEGKPAPRNMMPLAAAPMMEASADMSVARAPAKKSSVKDMQSINEQNALANAWRIEGVSLKADETADFAYDKQSLDAKFDLVIDGYGSAGAFVRAAFKPERSIESAQSEFKIDGINIGKRYVGYAAGEEAKEFFGKNELVSVKKEANGEYTKESFFGSKNKISRGYKYSVKNSSKLAWDVVLEEQAPVSTHESVSVSVKNDPKENEIGKDGKVTWKFALKPNESEEVNFSYELTKPSE from the coding sequence ATGAGAGAAATAGCCTTAGTTTCGGCGTTTGCTCTTGCGGCGAGCGCCGAAAGCAATCTGATAGAAATCTACAAAAACGCCTCATTTATCCATCAAAATTTTAGCAACCAAAAAAGCGAATTTAGCCTAAATTTGCCCGATTTCGTCGAGCTTGAGGATATCGACGTGGCTGCGTCGTGCGAGCTGCTAAGTCTAAATTTAAACGAAGCAAAGCCCGCAGAAAACGAGGCCTACGCCACATTTAAGCAAAACGAAAAAGAGCTTGAAGAGCTAAACGACAAGCTAAACGCGCTAAACTCGAAAAACGCTTTTTTAAATAACTTCCCGGCCTTTAAAGAGCAAAGCGTCGCAAATTTGGACGCCGACGGCGATAAATTTTACGAAGCCGTGCTAAAAAATCTAGCCCAAATTTCGCAAACCAAAAAGCAAATCGACGAGCTGAAAAAGAAAATGAACGCGACCGAGGTTAAAAATTTTCAAAAGCTTGATTTGAAATTCGAATGCGACCCAAAACAGGTCAAAATCTCCTATCCCGTGGGCGTTAGCGTAAATTTGAAAAACAAAATCCAGGCCGACGTCGCAAAAGGCAAGGTCGAAATCTCGCAAAATTTAACCGTGACAAATCCTCTAGGCATTGATCTAAACTCCCTAACCATTGCGCTTTATCCGTTTTACTACTCGTCAAATTTGACGCCCGCGCCGTTTTATCCGCGCTACGAAGGCAAACCGGCACCGAGAAATATGATGCCGCTAGCAGCCGCGCCGATGATGGAGGCGAGTGCAGATATGTCGGTGGCTAGGGCGCCCGCAAAGAAAAGTAGCGTCAAAGACATGCAGTCAATCAACGAGCAAAACGCGCTTGCAAACGCGTGGCGAATCGAGGGCGTGAGTCTAAAAGCGGACGAAACGGCTGATTTTGCCTACGACAAGCAGAGTCTGGATGCTAAATTTGACCTCGTGATCGACGGCTACGGCAGTGCGGGCGCGTTTGTTAGAGCCGCGTTTAAGCCGGAGCGTAGTATCGAGAGCGCGCAAAGCGAGTTTAAGATTGACGGCATAAATATCGGCAAAAGATACGTAGGATACGCCGCGGGCGAGGAGGCGAAGGAGTTTTTCGGCAAAAACGAGCTTGTTAGCGTGAAAAAAGAGGCCAACGGCGAATATACGAAAGAGTCGTTTTTCGGCTCGAAAAACAAGATCTCGCGCGGATATAAATATAGCGTCAAAAACAGCTCAAAACTCGCATGGGACGTGGTTTTGGAGGAGCAAGCGCCGGTTAGCACGCATGAGAGCGTAAGCGTGAGCGTGAAAAACGACCCGAAAGAAAACGAGATAGGCAAAGACGGCAAGGTAACGTGGAAATTTGCGCTTAAGCCGAACGAGAGCGAGGAAGTAAATTTCTCATATGAGCTAACTAAGCCTAGCGAATAA
- a CDS encoding antitoxin, translating into MQVSGYSTKIFKSGNSMAIRIPKAIDLTNYDEAVIYQRKNEIIIKPKPIKTTKWDILFKELGKIEADKIEVKKIPAQDREKYFD; encoded by the coding sequence ATGCAAGTAAGCGGATATTCCACCAAGATATTTAAAAGCGGCAACTCTATGGCAATCAGGATCCCAAAAGCGATAGACCTCACGAACTACGATGAAGCTGTAATATATCAAAGAAAAAACGAAATCATCATCAAACCAAAACCTATAAAAACCACTAAATGGGATATATTGTTTAAAGAGCTCGGCAAGATAGAGGCCGACAAAATAGAGGTTAAAAAAATACCCGCGCAAGATAGGGAGAAATACTTTGACTAA
- a CDS encoding TolC family protein: MFFIVYLFGVSLSAKSISFSSLSKSLESTNPSILSSKLQTLLANEEINAAKSSLYPRLSLNANSEYSKKYANTRNNYINDESLVGSTGFASSVSLKLNYELYKFGANALNIDAAAYKKQSLSYKECVVISEAKLRLLELYYNLLDSKDKLNSYNNLKQINKEIYEISKRLYENGDHTKTAMTNSAIRLVEIEDNIASLNKQIKNLLSEISNLSGEDIYIDDEIMPFSSEDMGGKFDQTSVSLNRANQTNQASQTNQTKSLKQALGFSPQTLSLDSLISSPLPPFEQTSEAKELNALILSKQSALESKKKEYYPAFYLYAKYDFYGDDKDSFRRSWGDTQRNGYRIGLSMVYNLFDGFNREASIKSASLELLLAKEQFNEAKRRYEKEARNINDDLHSNLEKLKTTSELTSYSKELLGMQERLNLNSQSDKLSVLESKVKFNENLIKNEEALLQANMLTVKRFLINEKSVDCKAL, translated from the coding sequence TTGTTTTTTATCGTTTACTTATTTGGCGTCTCTTTATCCGCCAAATCCATATCCTTCTCCTCCCTCTCTAAATCCCTAGAATCCACCAATCCTTCCATCCTATCTTCCAAGCTTCAAACCCTACTGGCAAACGAAGAGATAAATGCCGCCAAATCAAGCCTATATCCCAGGCTAAGCCTAAACGCAAACAGCGAATACTCTAAAAAGTATGCAAACACTAGAAATAACTACATAAACGATGAAAGCCTGGTAGGCTCGACGGGCTTTGCAAGCTCGGTATCTTTAAAGCTAAACTACGAGTTATATAAATTTGGAGCAAATGCCTTAAACATAGATGCGGCCGCTTATAAAAAACAAAGCCTAAGCTATAAAGAGTGCGTAGTGATTAGCGAAGCAAAGCTAAGACTGCTTGAGCTATATTATAATCTGCTAGATAGCAAAGATAAACTAAACTCCTACAACAACCTAAAACAAATCAATAAAGAGATCTATGAAATCTCCAAGCGCCTCTATGAAAACGGCGATCATACAAAAACGGCGATGACAAATAGCGCCATAAGACTGGTAGAGATAGAAGACAATATAGCAAGTCTAAACAAGCAGATAAAAAACCTACTTAGCGAGATATCAAATTTAAGCGGAGAGGATATCTATATAGACGATGAGATAATGCCTTTTAGCAGCGAGGATATGGGAGGTAAATTTGATCAAACCTCCGTTTCTTTAAATCGGGCTAATCAAACCAATCAAGCCAGTCAAACTAATCAAACCAAATCTTTAAAACAAGCTCTTGGTTTTTCGCCTCAAACTTTAAGTTTAGATAGTTTAATCTCCTCCCCTCTACCTCCCTTTGAACAAACTTCCGAGGCTAAAGAGTTAAACGCCCTGATCCTCTCTAAACAAAGCGCTCTTGAATCAAAAAAGAAAGAGTATTATCCTGCATTTTATCTATATGCTAAGTATGACTTCTACGGAGACGATAAAGATAGCTTTCGTCGCTCTTGGGGCGATACGCAGCGAAACGGTTACAGGATAGGCCTTAGTATGGTTTATAATCTCTTTGACGGCTTTAATAGAGAAGCTAGCATCAAAAGCGCATCTCTTGAGTTGCTTTTAGCCAAAGAGCAGTTTAACGAAGCAAAAAGGCGGTACGAAAAAGAGGCTAGAAATATAAATGATGATTTGCACTCAAATTTAGAAAAGCTAAAAACTACTTCCGAGCTAACCTCTTACTCCAAAGAGCTTTTAGGTATGCAAGAAAGATTAAATTTAAACTCGCAGTCGGACAAACTAAGCGTACTTGAAAGCAAAGTTAAATTTAACGAAAATCTCATCAAAAACGAAGAGGCGTTACTGCAAGCAAATATGCTTACGGTAAAACGCTTTTTAATAAACGAAAAGAGCGTAGATTGCAAAGCGCTTTAA
- a CDS encoding type II toxin-antitoxin system VapC family toxin, producing MTNQGRNLKYLLDTNICIYIINENPTSVLKNLNSYENDEIYISTPTISELYYGVLNSKRKEENLMKLDKFLNAFKGNILEFDLKVAKKYANIRLFINQNNKRNIGDKDMDIAAVCLANYATLVTNNEKDFNFLPNLEIENWAR from the coding sequence TTGACTAATCAAGGCAGAAATTTAAAATATCTTCTCGATACAAATATATGTATATACATCATCAATGAAAATCCTACCTCGGTGCTTAAAAATCTAAATTCTTATGAAAACGATGAAATTTACATATCCACTCCTACTATTTCGGAGCTTTATTACGGAGTTTTAAACTCCAAAAGAAAAGAGGAAAATCTAATGAAGCTAGATAAATTCTTAAATGCCTTTAAAGGTAATATCTTGGAATTTGATTTAAAGGTAGCAAAAAAATACGCAAACATAAGGCTTTTTATTAATCAAAACAACAAAAGAAACATAGGGGATAAAGATATGGATATAGCGGCCGTTTGCCTAGCCAACTATGCGACGCTGGTCACCAATAACGAAAAAGACTTTAACTTTTTGCCGAATTTAGAGATTGAAAACTGGGCTAGGTAG
- a CDS encoding peptidase domain-containing ABC transporter: MQSALRSLEIVGALNNVRIDSRAIIRDYALNATPSFEELIRIAKDKGFKAKIKPLTIKNLACYPLPCIARDKNGVYFNILKVDTSKNEVLIFKDKNEPYAIKFEELLNSLNLDPKMIVLKHKLLNDRIKFGFGWFYARMLSYKKIVGEILIASFVIQLFGLVTPLFTQVVLDKVLVHHSLSTLNVIAVAFGAVIIFEMLLGLSRNYIFAHTTSKIDARLGAMLFDHLIKLPMIYFENRKVGNIVARVRELDSIREFITNKSVTVLLDMLFSVVFVIMMLLYSVKLTLVALGFVAVIATLYFFATPRLRARLEDKFQMGARSNSYLVESITGISTVKSLAIEGSMQRLWEDFLAKYVKSSFELSNLSNILSGIANALSKLMTLAILYLGVGLVIENKLSVGQLIAFQMFAGQFSAPIMRLVGLWNEFQQALLSVDRLGDILNTPKEQENDNAITLSEIKGGVKFDNVSFKYSPNSPIVLQNFSLEVKPNTSIGIVGRSGSGKSTLTRLLQRLYYANEGAIYIDGVDIRHMNPSWLRQNIGVVLQDSYLFSGSVKENIAYAYPSAPMDLILQASKIAGADEFISTLPEGYDTLVGERGSSLSGGQKQRIAIARAILTNPRILIFDEATSALDYESEKIISNNLAAIKKNRTVFIVAHRLSTVKECNEIIVLDKGRLIERGDHESLMKQRGYYCFLNSQQETREG; this comes from the coding sequence TTGCAAAGCGCTTTAAGAAGCTTAGAGATAGTAGGAGCTCTAAATAACGTTAGGATAGACAGCAGGGCTATCATAAGAGACTACGCTCTAAATGCTACTCCAAGCTTTGAAGAGCTAATAAGAATAGCAAAAGACAAGGGCTTTAAGGCTAAGATTAAACCTTTAACCATTAAAAATTTAGCATGCTATCCATTGCCTTGCATAGCTAGAGATAAAAACGGAGTTTATTTTAATATCCTAAAAGTCGACACCTCTAAAAACGAAGTCTTAATCTTTAAAGATAAAAACGAGCCTTATGCTATTAAATTTGAAGAGCTATTAAACTCGCTAAATTTAGATCCAAAGATGATAGTCTTAAAGCATAAGCTCTTAAACGATAGGATAAAATTCGGCTTTGGTTGGTTTTACGCTAGGATGTTAAGCTATAAAAAGATAGTAGGCGAAATTTTAATAGCCTCTTTCGTTATCCAGCTATTTGGGTTAGTTACTCCTCTTTTTACCCAGGTGGTGCTTGATAAGGTTTTGGTTCACCACTCGCTTAGCACTCTTAACGTCATAGCAGTAGCATTTGGAGCAGTTATTATATTTGAAATGCTTTTGGGCCTTAGCAGAAACTATATATTTGCCCATACTACTTCAAAGATAGATGCTAGGCTTGGGGCTATGCTCTTTGATCACCTGATAAAACTACCTATGATCTACTTTGAAAACAGAAAAGTAGGAAACATAGTAGCTAGAGTTAGAGAGCTGGATAGCATAAGAGAGTTTATAACTAATAAATCCGTTACCGTGCTGCTTGATATGCTTTTTAGCGTGGTGTTTGTAATAATGATGTTGCTTTATAGCGTTAAGCTTACCTTGGTAGCCTTGGGCTTTGTAGCCGTTATAGCTACGCTTTATTTCTTTGCTACTCCAAGGCTTAGAGCAAGGCTAGAAGACAAATTTCAAATGGGAGCTAGATCAAACTCCTATCTGGTTGAATCAATCACCGGTATATCCACCGTTAAATCCTTGGCGATCGAGGGCAGCATGCAGCGCCTTTGGGAGGATTTTTTAGCTAAATACGTAAAATCAAGCTTCGAGCTTTCAAATTTATCAAATATCCTATCCGGCATCGCAAACGCTCTTTCAAAACTAATGACGCTAGCTATACTCTATCTAGGCGTGGGGCTTGTGATAGAAAACAAACTAAGCGTAGGTCAGCTAATAGCCTTTCAGATGTTTGCGGGACAATTTAGCGCTCCTATAATGAGACTGGTTGGGCTTTGGAATGAATTTCAGCAAGCGCTTCTTAGCGTAGATAGACTAGGAGACATACTAAATACCCCAAAAGAGCAAGAAAACGATAATGCTATAACCCTTAGCGAGATAAAAGGCGGAGTGAAATTTGATAACGTTAGCTTTAAATACTCTCCAAACTCTCCTATCGTGCTTCAAAACTTTAGCTTAGAAGTAAAACCGAACACCAGTATAGGCATAGTAGGCAGAAGCGGTAGCGGAAAGAGCACTCTAACCAGGCTTCTTCAAAGACTATACTATGCAAACGAGGGAGCTATCTATATAGATGGAGTCGATATCAGACATATGAATCCATCCTGGCTTAGGCAAAACATAGGAGTAGTGCTGCAAGATAGTTACCTCTTTAGCGGCTCCGTTAAAGAAAACATAGCTTATGCTTATCCAAGCGCCCCTATGGATCTAATCTTGCAAGCTTCAAAGATAGCTGGAGCCGACGAATTTATAAGCACGTTGCCTGAGGGCTACGATACCTTAGTAGGAGAGCGAGGCTCGTCACTTTCCGGCGGTCAAAAACAACGTATCGCGATAGCAAGAGCCATACTAACCAATCCTAGAATTTTAATATTCGACGAAGCGACCTCCGCGCTTGATTACGAAAGCGAAAAGATAATATCAAATAACCTTGCCGCCATCAAGAAAAACAGGACCGTATTTATCGTAGCTCATAGGCTAAGCACGGTAAAAGAGTGTAACGAGATAATAGTGCTGGATAAAGGAAGGCTGATAGAAAGAGGAGACCACGAAAGCTTGATGAAGCAAAGAGGGTATTATTGCTTTTTAAATAGTCAGCAAGAAACTAGGGAAGGATAA
- a CDS encoding sodium-dependent transporter: MASDKFSKIGFILSIVGAAIGLGNAWKFPYMVGANGGSAFVLLYLVFAVAVGLSIFFAEMAMGKISNADPVNAFRSLAPKNGKFWGYAGVIMITGVLVASFYTVIIGWVIRYSVLSLGELPQSIAVSGENFGKFISSNISGQILYFTIAFAAYFFILSKGIKGGIERINLWLLPTLFLLLIFMLIYSMQMGGFSQAAEFLLVPDFSKITSEAVFVALGLAFFTMCVGIGAIATYSVSLDDKTNLFTSSLYVVALNIIVSVVIGLVVFTFVFEYGEQPSQGVGLAFISLPTLFAKLGAMGNVLSFTFFTALIFAGLTSAISMVEPLVFYLINEFKIPRLGAIAIVGVCVYCLGTLCALSNIAEFKDALTFFGKGFFDVLDYLSSNIMLPLGGIVIAVFVGYAMKRGSLEELFLPYMGRAVFEIWYFLLRFVAPICILAIMIRQILGG; this comes from the coding sequence GTGGCAAGCGATAAATTTTCTAAAATCGGATTTATATTATCCATCGTGGGTGCTGCGATCGGACTTGGTAACGCGTGGAAATTTCCATATATGGTCGGCGCAAACGGTGGCTCGGCGTTCGTGCTTTTGTATCTTGTTTTTGCCGTTGCGGTCGGGCTTAGCATATTTTTTGCCGAGATGGCGATGGGTAAAATTTCAAACGCCGATCCGGTTAACGCCTTTCGCTCGCTCGCCCCTAAAAACGGCAAATTTTGGGGGTATGCCGGCGTCATAATGATAACTGGCGTTTTGGTGGCGTCGTTTTATACGGTCATCATCGGCTGGGTTATTAGGTACTCGGTTTTATCTCTTGGTGAGCTTCCGCAAAGTATCGCGGTTTCGGGCGAAAATTTCGGCAAATTTATAAGCTCTAATATCTCGGGTCAAATTTTATACTTTACCATCGCGTTCGCGGCCTATTTTTTCATCCTCTCAAAGGGCATAAAAGGCGGCATCGAGCGCATAAATTTATGGCTTTTGCCGACGCTTTTTTTACTGCTTATTTTTATGCTGATTTACTCGATGCAAATGGGCGGATTTTCGCAGGCGGCGGAGTTTTTGCTAGTGCCCGATTTTTCTAAGATCACGAGCGAGGCGGTGTTTGTAGCTCTTGGGCTAGCGTTTTTTACGATGTGCGTTGGTATCGGAGCGATCGCGACGTATTCGGTGAGCCTAGATGACAAGACCAATCTTTTCACCTCTTCGCTCTACGTCGTCGCGCTAAACATCATCGTTAGCGTCGTCATCGGACTCGTCGTTTTTACATTTGTTTTCGAGTACGGCGAGCAGCCTAGCCAGGGCGTGGGACTTGCCTTTATCTCGCTGCCTACGCTGTTTGCTAAGCTAGGAGCAATGGGAAACGTCTTAAGTTTTACGTTTTTTACCGCGCTTATTTTTGCGGGACTTACGTCTGCTATCTCGATGGTCGAGCCGCTCGTTTTTTATCTCATAAACGAGTTTAAGATCCCTCGCCTAGGCGCGATCGCGATCGTGGGCGTTTGCGTTTATTGCCTGGGCACGCTTTGCGCGCTTTCAAACATCGCAGAATTTAAAGACGCGCTCACGTTTTTCGGCAAGGGATTTTTCGACGTTTTAGACTATCTTAGCTCAAATATCATGCTGCCGCTCGGCGGTATCGTGATAGCGGTATTTGTCGGCTACGCGATGAAAAGAGGCAGCCTGGAGGAGCTATTTTTGCCGTATATGGGTAGGGCGGTTTTTGAAATTTGGTATTTTTTACTGCGATTCGTCGCGCCGATTTGCATTTTAGCGATAATGATAAGACAAATTTTGGGCGGTTAA